The genomic region CGGCGTCCACCGAGAAGTACTACATCATCAACGGCATCGCGCCCTACCTCAAGCCGGAGAAACACTACATCGTGGACGAGAAGGCGCGCTCCGCGACGCTCACCGAGGACGGCGTCTCCGAGGTCGAGAGGCGGCTCAACGTAAAGAACCTCTACGATCCGCAGAACATAGACGTGCTCCACCACGTCAATCAGGCCCTGAGGGCCCACGCGCTCTTCAAGAGGGACGTGGACTACGTGGTCAAGAACGACGAGGTGATCATCGTCGACGAGTTCACCGGGCGACTCATGCCCGGCAGACGCTGGAGCGACGGCCTTCACCAGGCGATCGAGGCCAAGGAAGGCGTGCGCATAGAGAACGAGAACCAGACACTGGCGACGATCACCTTCCAGAATTACTTCAGGATGTACAAGAAGCTTTCCGGCATGACCGGGACCGCGGACACGGAGGCCGAGGAGTTCCATAAGATCTACAAACTGGACGTGGTGGTCATACCCACGCACCAGCCGATGATACGAGAGGACGAGGCCGACCGCATATACAAGACCGAACAGGCCAAGTTCGATGCGGTCGTTACCAAGATACGCGAGCTCCACGAGAAAGGGCAGCCTGCGCTGGTCGGCACCATATCGATCGAGAAGTCAGAGCGGCTCGCCAAGATGCTCCAGAGGTACGGTCTGCCGCACAGCGTGCTCAACGCCAAACAGCACGAGCGCGAGGCGGAGATAGTGGCGCAGGCGGGTCGTTTCGGCGCGGTGACGATATCCACGAACATGGCCGGCCGCGGGACCGACATAATGCTCGGCGGCAACCCCGAGTTCCTTGCACGGAGCGAGACCGGACCGGATGTCTCCGAGGAGGAGTTCAAGGCGGCGGTCGCCCGCTACAAGGGGCAGTGCGCCGCGGAGAAGAGAAAGGTGATAGAGGCAGGCGGGCTCTACATCCTGGGCACCGAGAGGCACGAGTCTAGGCGCATAGACAATCAGCTCAGGGGCCGCTCCGGCCGCCAGGGTGACCCCGGCAGATCGCTGTTCTACCTCTCCCTCGAGGACGATCTGCTCAGGATCTTCGGCGGTGAGCGGATATCCGGCCTCATGGAGCGGATGGGCATGGGCGAGGCGGACGAGATACAGCATCCGTGGCTGTCGCGCGCCATCGCCAACGCACAGCGCAAGGTCGAGGGCCACAACTTCCAGATAAGGAAGAACCTGATCGAATTCGACGACGTGATGAACCAGCAGCGCCACACGGTCTATTCGAGGCGCCGCGAGATACTGGCCAACGAGAGCAACAAGGACATGGTCCTCGACATGATCGACCAGACGGTGACGGAGATCGTCGAGGAGTGCGTTCCAGAGAAGATCGGCGAGGGCTTCGACTCCACTCAGCTCAAGGACAGGGTCCTCGCCGCGTTCAACGTCCTGCTCGCGGATTCCGATCTGTCCGCCGGGCAGACGTTGCAGGAGGAGCTGGGTAAAAACCTGTACGACCGCATGATCGCGATCTACGAAGAGAGGGAGCGCGCCAACGGCGCAGACCTCATGCGGCGGATCGAGACCGTACTGTTGCTCCAGACGCTCGACGCCCTTTGGAAGGACCACCTGCTCTCCATGGATCACCTCCGCGAGGGGATAGGGCTCCGCGGTTACGGGCAGAAGGACCCGATACTCGAGTACAAGAAGGAAGGGTACATGCTCTTCCGCGAGATGATGAACAGCTTCGTCGCGGACACGGTTTCAAAGCTGTTCAGGGTCAAGGTCTCCAGCGAGGAGAGCGTCTCGCGCGTCGCCGAGCGGGGCAGACAGCGCCAGGCCGCGAGCGCCGTGCATTCCGGGACTAGCGCCTTCGACGAAGCTCCCCCGGAGGCCCGCGGCGACCACGGCAGGAGGCAGGGCACGATCCTTCGCGAAGCCCCCAAGGTCGGCCGCAACGACCCCTGTCCCTGCGGCTCGGGGAAAAAGTACAAGAAGTGCTGCGGCGCCTGATCTTATTTTGCCCCTTGGCTACCTTCCCAAATATGCTAAAATAGTGGCAATTTCAGGAAAGGGGTCCCGCGCATGTCCACCCAGCAGCCCGAGATCGAAGGCGGCACGCTTTCGGGCCTGAACAACATCATCAACAAATACAGCGATGTAGTGCTCGCAGCGGTCATCGTTTCGGTCATCGCGATGATCGTCATCCCGCTGCCCACGTGGCTGCTGGACATCCTTCTCACCATACAGCTCACCATGGCGGTCATAATAATCCTGGTGGCGCTCTACATCAGCGACGTGCTGAAGATAGCCTCGTTCCCGACGATACTGCTCATGGCGACCCTCTATCGCCTTTCCCTCAATATCTCCACGACCAGGATGATACTCTCGCGCGGCGACGCCGGCGAGGTGGTGAGGGCCTTCGGCAACTTCGTGGTCCAGGGCAACTACGTGGTAGGCGGCATCCTGTTTCTCATCATCACCCTCGTCAACTTCATCGTGATCGCAAAGGGAGCGGAGCGCGTCTCTGAGGTCGGCGCACGGTTCACCTTAGACGCCATGCCGGGCAAACAGATGTCGATCGACGCTGACCTGAGGGCGGGCATCATCAACATGGAGCAGGCGATCCAGCGCCGTTCAACCCTGCATCGCGAGAGCCAGCTCTACGGAGCCATGGACGGCGCGATGAAATTCGTGAAAGGCGACGCCATCGCCGGCATGATCATCACCCTGATAAACGTCATAGGCGGTTTCATCGTGGGCGTGGCGCTGAGGGGACTGCCGTTCCAGGACGCGCTCAAGAGTTATTCCCTGCTGACCATAGGCGACGGACTCGTGCAGCAGCTGCCCGCGCTGATCATCTCGGTCTCCGCAGGCATCGTGGTGACGCGCGTCTCCTCGGAGAGCGAGGGGTCCAACCTGGGGCGTGACATAGTCACGCAGGTCACGGCGTATCCGAAGGCGCTCATCATAGCCGCTGTGATACTGGGCCTTTTGGCCATAGTCCCTGGCCTGCCCAAGATCCCCTTCATCATCATGGGGATCATCGTCGGCGGGATCGCGGCTTACCTCATCAAATCCAAGGAGAAAGTGGTCCAGCAGATCATGGAGCAGCCGAAGCAGGATGCGGTCAAGCGGGCGGTGCGCAAGCACGGCGACGTGATGCCCTTCATCCTGCCGTCGCCCATCTCCATGGAGGTGGGGAGCGCGATCATCCCGTTCGTGGACGACTCGCAGGACGGGGGGCGCTTCATCAACGAGCTGATTCCGCTTCTCCGCCACGGCCTCTACTACGAACTGGGAGTCAACTTTCCAGGCATACAGGTGCGCGGGCAGACGGTGGACATGGAGCCGGAGGCGTACGTCATCAACATCAACGAGGTCCCGGTGGCGCACGGAAAGGTGATGCACGGCCATATCCTCGTGGGCGAGCCGCTGGAGCAGCTCTCGCTCTTCAATATCAACGGCACCGAGGCGATCCATCCGATCGACGGGTCGGTGGTCACCTGGATATCGGAGGAGTTCAAAGGAGTGGCGCAGCAGGCCGGCTTCAGGATGTGGGACGTCTCCGAGTACCTGATTCTCCATCTCTCGTATGTGCTCAGAAGACACGCCAATGAGTTCCTGGGCTTGCAGGAGATACAGACTATGGTCTCCGAGTTGGAGAAGAGCCATCCCGCGCTCGTGAAGGAACTGATTCCCAAGGTCATCACCATCATGCAGCTGTCGGACATCTTCCAGAGGCTCGTGCAGGAGGATATCGCCGTCAGGGACTTGAAGACCATATTCGCTACTCTGGCCGCATGGGGCGAGATCGAGCGCGACACGCTCACGCTCACCGAGCACGTCCGCGCAGGACTCAAGCGCTACGTGACCCACAAGTACGCGGGCGCCGCGAATACCCTCGCCGTTTACCTGCTGGACGCGGAGATCGAAGACTTGGTGAAGAACGCGATTCGCCGCACCGAGAAGGGCAACTATTTGGCGCTGGAGCCGGAGATTACGCAGGAGATCGTAG from bacterium harbors:
- the sctV gene encoding type III secretion system export apparatus subunit SctV, yielding MSTQQPEIEGGTLSGLNNIINKYSDVVLAAVIVSVIAMIVIPLPTWLLDILLTIQLTMAVIIILVALYISDVLKIASFPTILLMATLYRLSLNISTTRMILSRGDAGEVVRAFGNFVVQGNYVVGGILFLIITLVNFIVIAKGAERVSEVGARFTLDAMPGKQMSIDADLRAGIINMEQAIQRRSTLHRESQLYGAMDGAMKFVKGDAIAGMIITLINVIGGFIVGVALRGLPFQDALKSYSLLTIGDGLVQQLPALIISVSAGIVVTRVSSESEGSNLGRDIVTQVTAYPKALIIAAVILGLLAIVPGLPKIPFIIMGIIVGGIAAYLIKSKEKVVQQIMEQPKQDAVKRAVRKHGDVMPFILPSPISMEVGSAIIPFVDDSQDGGRFINELIPLLRHGLYYELGVNFPGIQVRGQTVDMEPEAYVININEVPVAHGKVMHGHILVGEPLEQLSLFNINGTEAIHPIDGSVVTWISEEFKGVAQQAGFRMWDVSEYLILHLSYVLRRHANEFLGLQEIQTMVSELEKSHPALVKELIPKVITIMQLSDIFQRLVQEDIAVRDLKTIFATLAAWGEIERDTLTLTEHVRAGLKRYVTHKYAGAANTLAVYLLDAEIEDLVKNAIRRTEKGNYLALEPEITQEIVEAVGKEIASHPFPPGARPPVILTTAEIRRYFRKIVELEFPQLSVLSYQELSENLRIQPIARVGIPQEVLQSAMV
- the secA gene encoding preprotein translocase subunit SecA, with the protein product ASTEKYYIINGIAPYLKPEKHYIVDEKARSATLTEDGVSEVERRLNVKNLYDPQNIDVLHHVNQALRAHALFKRDVDYVVKNDEVIIVDEFTGRLMPGRRWSDGLHQAIEAKEGVRIENENQTLATITFQNYFRMYKKLSGMTGTADTEAEEFHKIYKLDVVVIPTHQPMIREDEADRIYKTEQAKFDAVVTKIRELHEKGQPALVGTISIEKSERLAKMLQRYGLPHSVLNAKQHEREAEIVAQAGRFGAVTISTNMAGRGTDIMLGGNPEFLARSETGPDVSEEEFKAAVARYKGQCAAEKRKVIEAGGLYILGTERHESRRIDNQLRGRSGRQGDPGRSLFYLSLEDDLLRIFGGERISGLMERMGMGEADEIQHPWLSRAIANAQRKVEGHNFQIRKNLIEFDDVMNQQRHTVYSRRREILANESNKDMVLDMIDQTVTEIVEECVPEKIGEGFDSTQLKDRVLAAFNVLLADSDLSAGQTLQEELGKNLYDRMIAIYEERERANGADLMRRIETVLLLQTLDALWKDHLLSMDHLREGIGLRGYGQKDPILEYKKEGYMLFREMMNSFVADTVSKLFRVKVSSEESVSRVAERGRQRQAASAVHSGTSAFDEAPPEARGDHGRRQGTILREAPKVGRNDPCPCGSGKKYKKCCGA